The Thermococcus sp. genomic interval ACCGCATCGACCTTACCCTTGGGAGCGGCTATCATCAGCGTCCCGGAGCTTATCAGTGCCAGGGGGTCCAGGTTGTAGAACCTGCATATCTTCAGTGTCTCTTCCCTGATGGGAATCCTCTCTCTGTAAACACGGAAGCCCAAGCCCGCCGCGTCCGCCATCTCGTGGAGGCCGTTGGCTATGCCGCCCTCCGTTGGGTCGTGCATGGCATGGACTCCGACCCCATTGGCCGTAAGGGCATCCTCCACAACGCTTATCATCTCGATAAACGACCTGGCTCTCTCCACAAAGTCCCTGCCAAAGGCCATCTCAAGCTCCTCTCCCCGCTCGCTGGCTATTATCGACGTCCCCTCAAGGCCGGCCCACTTGGTGACGATGATGACATCGCCCGGCCTGGCCCCGTTGGAGGTCACGAGCTTCTCCCTCTTAACTTCACCGAGCATCGTCCCGACGATTATGGGCCTGTCCAGACCGGGGGTCACCTCGGTGTGGCCGCCGACTATGGCAACCCCGAGCTTTGATGCGCTCTCGTGGAGTTCGCGCATTATCTCGGTGAGGAGCCCCTCGTCGGCACCCTCCGGGAGGAGTATGCTCACCAGGAACCACTTTGGCTTCGCTCCAAACGTAGCTACGTCGTTGGCG includes:
- a CDS encoding AIR synthase family protein, with product ANDVATFGAKPKWFLVSILLPEGADEGLLTEIMRELHESASKLGVAIVGGHTEVTPGLDRPIIVGTMLGEVKREKLVTSNGARPGDVIIVTKWAGLEGTSIIASERGEELEMAFGRDFVERARSFIEMISVVEDALTANGVGVHAMHDPTEGGIANGLHEMADAAGLGFRVYRERIPIREETLKICRFYNLDPLALISSGTLMIAAPKGKVDAVVEALGRKGINASPIGEFVEDPGVKVIVEGGRERPLERPESDELWKVV